The nucleotide sequence AGTAGTGGATCACGCCGTCAACGGTGTAGATGGGGTCGCCGTGGGTGGTGGGGCGGGAGGTTTCGAAGCAGCCGCCCTGGTCGATGGCCACGTCCACGAGGACCGCGCCCTTTTTCATGGTGGCGAGCATTTCCCGGGTGATGAGCTTGGGGGCCTTGGCGCCGGGGATGAGCACCGCGCCCACGACCACGTCGGCCCGGGTGAGCAGGTCGCGCAGAAGGGCCGGGCTGGACATGAGCGGGAAGCAGTTCTTGGGCATGATGTCGCTGAGGTAACGCAGCCGGTCCAGGTTGAGGTCGAGGATGTAGACCTTGGCACCCAGGCCGCAGGCCATCTTGGCCGCGTTGGCCCCGACTTCGCCGCCGCCGATGACCACCACCGTGGCCGGATCGACGCCGGTGACGCCACCGAGCAGCACGCCCAGGCCGCCGTGTTCCATTTCGAGATATTTCGCGCCCTGCTGGATAGCCATGCGGCCGGCGACTTCGCTCATGGGGGTCAGCAGGGGCAGGGAACCGTCGGCCTTCTGGATGGTTTCGTAGGCGATGCCGACGCACTTGCTCTTAATCAGCGCATGGGTCTGGCGCTCGTCGGCGGCCAGATGCAGGTAGGTGAAGACGATCTGGCCTTCGCGGATGAGGTCGTACTCGGCCGGCAGGGGCTCCTTGACGTGCATGACCATGTCGGCGCGCTCGAAGATTTCCTTGGGCGTGGCCACCATCTCCGCGCCGGCGGCGATGTAGGCGTCGTCATCGAACCCGCTTCCCGCGCCGGCGTTTTTCTCGACCAGCATGGTATGACCATTTTGGCGCATCACTTCCACGCCGGCCGGGGTCATGCACACGCGATTCTCTTCGGACTTGATCTCTTTGAGGATGCCAACGATCATTTCGAACTCCGGTTTACGGGTTGCCGTCGGGGAATTTCTCTTGCCGTCCCCCTTGGTTAGCAAGTCCCTTGCCAGGGTTCCGCAGGGAGCCGAAAAAAACGCCGCCCAGAGGCGGCGTTTTTGCGAAATATGCAAAAAATGTAAAATTGCGGCACATTAGAAAACAATGAGGCGACGCCTGCCCGCCTCTCTCGGGGCGCACCCGGCAGAAATCCTGTCGGCGAGGCCGGGGGTAAATGGTCCGGCCGCCGCCGCTTGGAACGAAAAAATTCCAAAAAGCCTCTTCTTCACACCATTGAGCTGAAATCAAAGATAAAAAATAATGGCATGAAAACGGACCAGCGGTCCGATTTCATGCCAAGCGATGCTTCTTGACCTTCTGCAGGAGGGCCGTATGGGACAGGCCCAGTTCCCGGGCGGCCTGGCGCAGGCTCTTGCGCCCTTTGAGCGCGCTTTCCAGCAGGTCACGCTCGTAACGCTCCATGGCCGCTCGCAGGGACAACCGGCCGCCGACGTCGGAGACTGCGCCCCCGCCGGCCAGGGGGTCGCGGCCAAGCTCGTGGACCAGCAACACGTGGCGCTCGCCGATGACGGGCTGGTCGCACAGGATGGCGGCGCGTTCGACCACGTTTTTGAGTTCCCGCACGTTGCCCGGCCAGCCGTGGCGCACAAGCTTGTCCCTGGCGGCCGGGTCAAAGCCCGTCAGTTCCTTGCCCAGCCGGGCCGAGAGCTGGAACAGAAAATGGTCGGCCAGGGCGCAAATGTCCTCGGGACGCTCGCGCAGGGGCGGGATGTGCAGGGGCAGGACGTTTATGCGGTAGTAGAGGTCCTCGCGGAAAAGCCCCTTTTCCACGAACTGCTCCAGATTGCGGTTGGTGGCCGTGATGATGCGGGCGTTGGCCTGGGTTTCCCGGCTGTCGCCCAGGCGGCGCAGGCGGCCGTTCTGGATCAGGCGCAGGATCTTGGCCTGGGCGGCCAGGGGCATTTCGGCGATCTCGTCGAAAAACACGGTGCCGTCCTTGGCCAGCTCGAAAAGCCCGGGCTTGCCCTCGCGCCGGGCTCCGGAAAACGCGCCCCCCACGTAGCCGAACAGTTCGCTTTCCATGAGCGTTTCGGGCACGGCCGCGCAGTTGATGGCCACGAACTGGCCGGGCAGGCCGCTGGCGGCGTGCATGGCCTGGGCCAGCATGTCCTTGCCGGTGCCGGATTCGCCCCGGATGGTCACGATGGCCTCGGAGGAGGCGATTTTTTCGGCCATGGCCACCACTTGCCGCATGGCCGCGCTGGCCCCGATGATGTCGCTGAAGCCCACGTCGGCCGGCTCGTAGATGGACTTGGCCAGGTCGCGGATCTCCTGGGCGTCCTTGGCGATCTCCACGGCCCCGGTCACGCCGCCTTCGGCGTCGAGGATGGGGCGGCCGGTGGCGAAGTATTGCAGGCGCTTGCGCCCAACCGTCACGTTCTTGCGAACGTTGTTGTAGCGCCGGCCTTCCAGGCAGCCCAGGATGGCGTGGTCGGGCAGGGGCAGTTCCCGCACGTGGCGGCCGACGGGATCGGCGCGGCCGCATTTGAAGTTCTCCCGGGCCACGTTGTTGATAAGCGTCACGCAGCCGCTGGCGTCGATGGCGACCACGGACTCGTCCACGTTGTCCAGGACCGTGCGCAGCAGGTTGGCCTGCTTTTCGTGGGGCATGGCCTCGATGCAGCTGATGCGCAGCAGCCCCGGGCAGGCGGCCAGCATGGACATCAAGTCCTTGCGCGGGCAGTCGCCGCGTTCGTGGTCGATCTCCAGGAAGACATGGGCGCAGCCGTGCTCCTGGGCCACTTCCATGGACAGGATGTTATGGCCCCGGCTGGCCAGCAGGGCGGAAATGTCGGCCACGACGCCGACGCGGTCGGTGAATTTCAGATGCAGCTTGCTCATGAGCGCTCTCCCCGGCCAAGGCGCAGGCCGCCTTGGCGGCGGCCCGGGCCGCGCGTTCCCGGGTATGCGCCGAAAGGACGGCGACGATCAAGCACAATCCCCGGCCGGGCTTTTGTCTCCGGCTCGGTCGGCGTCCGGCGTCATCTCGGCGACGTTTTCGGGGCGGCCTTGCCTTTTGCGGAACCTTATGGATAGATGCCGGCATGACGGCGCACAGCGGCGACGCCGTGCGACCGCAAGGACTTACTCAAGGGGAACCTATGCAGCCGTTACGTGTCTACAGCGTGGTGCCGAAACTTCCGGAGAAGCTGCGGCCGCTTTGGGATCTGGCCTATAATCTGCTCTTTTCCTGGAACGACGACATCGTGTCGCTTTTCGCCCAGGTCGATCGTAAAATCTGGCGCGAGTGCTACGGCAATCCGGTCTGCTTCCTCAACCGCCTGCCGCAAAAGACCCTGGAAGCCCTGGCCGAGGACGACTTTTTCGTGGAGCGCGTGGCCGATCTGCGCCAAAGCCTGGCCACCTATCTGGCCCGCAAGAACTCGTCCATTCCCTTCCCGGACCGCGACGGCACGCCGGTCATCGCTTATTTCAGCCTGGAGTACGGCATCAGCCAGTGCCTGCCGGTCTATTCCGGCGGCCTGGGGATTCTGGCCGGCGACCATCTCAAATCGGCCAGCGACCTGTGCGTGCCCCTGGTCGGCATCGGGCTGTGCTACCAGCAGGGCTATTTCCGCCAGTACCTCACCCCGGACGGCTGGCAGCAGGAACGCTACCCCATCTACGACTTCGAGCAGATGCCACTGACCTTGTGCAAGGACGAGGCCGGCAATCCGTTGCTCGTCCATGTGGACCTCAAGGGCGAGCGGGTGGCGGCCCAGCTGTGGAAGGCGCAAGTCGGGCGCGTTTCGCTCTATCTCATGGACACTAACGTGCCGGAAAATCAGCCCGGCACGCGCCAGCTCACCAACCGCCTCTACGGCGGCGACCTGGAAACCCGGGTGCGCCAGGAATACCTGCTCGGCATCGGCGGCATCCGCGCCCTGGAGGTCCTTGGCCTCAAGCCCAAGGTCATCCACATGAACGAGGGCCATTCGGCCTTCGCCGGCCTGGAGCGCATCGCCAACTTCATGGACAAGCACCAGCTGTCCTTCGAGGCGGCCATGGAGCTGGTGGCTTCCAGCTCCATCTTCACCACCCACACCCCGGTGCCGGCCGGCAACGACCGGTTTCCGCCGGAACTCATCCAGGCCTATTTCGAGGACTACGCCAAGCGCCTGGGTCTGGCCTTCAAGGTGCTCTTGGCCCTTGGCCGCGAGGACCCGCGAAACGACACCGAGCATTTCTGCATGACCGTGCTGGCGCTCAAGCTCTCGCGCTTTAATAACGGCGTGTCCCAGCTCCACGGCGAGGTCTCGCGCAAGATGTGGAACCGGGTCTGGACCCAGTATCCCATGGAAGACGTGCCCATCGGGGCCATCACCAACGGCGTCCACGTGCCGACCTGGGTGGCCCAGGACCTGGCCGCCCTCTACGACCGCTACCTCGGGGCCAACTGGCGCGAGGACCCGGACACCACCCGCGTCTTTTCCCAGGCCC is from Solidesulfovibrio magneticus RS-1 and encodes:
- the glgP gene encoding alpha-glucan family phosphorylase, whose protein sequence is MQPLRVYSVVPKLPEKLRPLWDLAYNLLFSWNDDIVSLFAQVDRKIWRECYGNPVCFLNRLPQKTLEALAEDDFFVERVADLRQSLATYLARKNSSIPFPDRDGTPVIAYFSLEYGISQCLPVYSGGLGILAGDHLKSASDLCVPLVGIGLCYQQGYFRQYLTPDGWQQERYPIYDFEQMPLTLCKDEAGNPLLVHVDLKGERVAAQLWKAQVGRVSLYLMDTNVPENQPGTRQLTNRLYGGDLETRVRQEYLLGIGGIRALEVLGLKPKVIHMNEGHSAFAGLERIANFMDKHQLSFEAAMELVASSSIFTTHTPVPAGNDRFPPELIQAYFEDYAKRLGLAFKVLLALGREDPRNDTEHFCMTVLALKLSRFNNGVSQLHGEVSRKMWNRVWTQYPMEDVPIGAITNGVHVPTWVAQDLAALYDRYLGANWREDPDTTRVFSQAHLISDAELWRTHERLRERLIGYVRERLRDQLLARGAKRKELQTAEEVLDPQALTIGFARRFATYKRAGMLLQDKERLIRIMSDAKRPVQFIFADKAHPHDNEGKRLIQELVQLCTSPTCRYNMVFLEDYDMEIASYLVQGVDVWLNTPRRPLEACGTSGMKAMCNGVLNFSTLDGWWAEAWKPDNSVGWAVGMGEEYEDAGYQDFVESQTLYNILENEIIPTFYERGHGNLPRNWIRKMKDSICELTPVYNSHRMVEDYARIAYIPALENYTRLTREECAPAKDLASWRMDIMTKWGGLDVRNVRAGDPEQLHVGDPVRVTCEVHLNGIRPQDVSVQIYAGRLDVEGKFAQRETVDMRPVETTADGWHVYMGEVQPSEAGRFGFTVRVLPHHPLLLDSHSLGLIRWAQGA
- a CDS encoding sigma 54-interacting transcriptional regulator codes for the protein MSKLHLKFTDRVGVVADISALLASRGHNILSMEVAQEHGCAHVFLEIDHERGDCPRKDLMSMLAACPGLLRISCIEAMPHEKQANLLRTVLDNVDESVVAIDASGCVTLINNVARENFKCGRADPVGRHVRELPLPDHAILGCLEGRRYNNVRKNVTVGRKRLQYFATGRPILDAEGGVTGAVEIAKDAQEIRDLAKSIYEPADVGFSDIIGASAAMRQVVAMAEKIASSEAIVTIRGESGTGKDMLAQAMHAASGLPGQFVAINCAAVPETLMESELFGYVGGAFSGARREGKPGLFELAKDGTVFFDEIAEMPLAAQAKILRLIQNGRLRRLGDSRETQANARIITATNRNLEQFVEKGLFREDLYYRINVLPLHIPPLRERPEDICALADHFLFQLSARLGKELTGFDPAARDKLVRHGWPGNVRELKNVVERAAILCDQPVIGERHVLLVHELGRDPLAGGGAVSDVGGRLSLRAAMERYERDLLESALKGRKSLRQAARELGLSHTALLQKVKKHRLA
- the ald gene encoding alanine dehydrogenase — translated: MIVGILKEIKSEENRVCMTPAGVEVMRQNGHTMLVEKNAGAGSGFDDDAYIAAGAEMVATPKEIFERADMVMHVKEPLPAEYDLIREGQIVFTYLHLAADERQTHALIKSKCVGIAYETIQKADGSLPLLTPMSEVAGRMAIQQGAKYLEMEHGGLGVLLGGVTGVDPATVVVIGGGEVGANAAKMACGLGAKVYILDLNLDRLRYLSDIMPKNCFPLMSSPALLRDLLTRADVVVGAVLIPGAKAPKLITREMLATMKKGAVLVDVAIDQGGCFETSRPTTHGDPIYTVDGVIHYCVANMPGAVAKTSTMALTNATLPYALQIAGKGWKEAMKDSAEIKAGANVVHGKVTYKGVSDAFGLEYTPVDSLL